Sequence from the Natronomonas marina genome:
GATTCGGATCATCGCCATCTCGAGACACTGCTCGTAGAAGGCGACGGGGTCCGCGGAGCGGTGGCCGCCGGTGGCGCCGGGGTCGCGCTCGAACAACTCGCCCATCTGGCGGCGGAGCTGGTGTTCGCGGTCCTCGGTGTCGGGGTCGACGACGTAGTTCGGGACGCCGATGGCCGTCGCTTCGCGGCCGTCGAACACCGTCTCGATGCCCTCCTCGGCGTAGTAGGTGGCCGGCACGCGGAAGGCGTCCGCGTCGGTGTTCGTCAGGAGCCACGCGCCGAGGCGGGTCTGGAGGCCGTCCGGAACCGCGTAGTCGGCGACCGAACTCAGGGCCGCGAGGAGCGGGTTCTCCCAGGCGACGCCGTCGTCGAGTTCCAGGCCGTGCTCGGCCGGCGGCAGGCCGGTGATGATGGTCGGCCACAGTTCGTGCGTGCTCGGCTCGCCGCTCGAGGAGACGATGGTGTCGATGGCGCGGTGGGCCGCAAGCGTCAGGTTCGGGTGGGCGTCCGGGTCGACGAGGTCGGGGTCCAGGGCGTCGATCCCGAGGACGACCAGGGTCATGGCCCAACGTCGGCCGGGTGGACAGTTGAATCGTTCGGTGCCGCCCGGTCGGTCGGGACTGCCGGCCACCGTGCCCGCGGCCTCAGTCCGCCGCCGAGAGCGCCCCGAGGATGGCCCGGTACCGCTCGACGGCGGCCTCGAAACTGTACTCGTCCTCGACGAGTCCCCGCCCGTTGCGGCTGATCTCGGGGAGGTCCCCCCGGTCGAGAATCCGCTCGACGTCCCGCGTGATGGCGTCGGCCTCGAGTTCGTCCATCAGGAATCCCGTCTCGCCGTTCCGGACCACGTCGGGAACGCCCGAGACCGGCGACGCGTACACCGGCGTGCCGCAGGCGAGCGCCTCCAGGATGACCGTCGGGAGGCCCTCGGTCGGCTGGGAGGGCATGATCAGCAGTCGGAACCGGTTCAGTTCCGCCGGCACCTCGGCGTGGTCGACCCAGCCGGCCACCTCGACGTCGCCGGCCGCTATCCCGTCGGACAGTTCCTCGCGGAGCCACTCCTCGAGGCCGCCGCCGCCGACGAACCGGAACCGGACGCCGTCGGGCAACCGCCGCGAGACCTCCGCGAGCGTCCGGATGCCCTTCTCCTCGTCGAGCCGTCCGAGGAAGCCGACCACCGGGTCGCGCTCCTCGTAGGGCGTCGTCGGGGCGAACCGCTCGGTGTCGACGTAGCGGGCGCCGTTGGGGTAGAGCTTCGCCTCGAAGCGGTCCAGTCCGAGTTCCTCGGCCATCGACGGCGTGTAGGTGACGATGCCGTCGGCCAGCGCGTAGCCGGCCCACTCCAGCAGCCGAAGCGCCCCGGCCAGCGCCCGCGCGACCGGGTCCGGCACCCGCCGTTTCCAGTACAGTTCCAGCGTCAGCGGTACGTCCCCGCGAGGTTCGAGGACGACCGTCTTGCCCGCCAGTTTCGCCACGAGGATCGGGACCAGATACGAGGTCGCACCGTAGAACAGCGCCACCTCCTCGTCGCGGTCGGCGAGCACCCGCGCCATCCGAATCTGGTTGGCGAGAAACCGGACGGCCGCCGTCGGTATCGAGTCGCCCTCGTCGCGTTCGGAGACCTCGACCACCTCGTGGTCGTCCCGCACCGGCGAGTCCGCCGGCAGGTTCGCGGTGACGAGCGAGACGGCCGTCACCTCCGCGAGGATGGCGAGGAACGTCCGGGTGGCCGTCTCGCCCGCGCCGCTCAGCGGGTGGGTCACGACGCAGACGTCGTCGGGGTCGCCCATCCTTGGTCGGGATTGTTGGGGTCGGCGTTTGACTCCACCGATACCCGCTGACTGCCGGCCGTCCCGTCGCGCCGGAGAGCCGAACCCTCAAATCCCCGCCGGTGGTACGGACGAGTATGAACGCAAGCGTCGTCGGCAGCGGCTACGTCGGCACGACCCTCGCGGCGTGTCTCGCCGACCTGGGTCACGACGTCACCGCCGTCGATATCGACCAGTCGGTCGTCGACCGCCTCAACGCCGGCGAGACGGCCATCCACGAACCCGGTCTCGACCCGCTGGTGTCGGCGTACGCCGGCGGCCGCCTCCGGGCGACCACCGACCACGCCGCCGTCGCCGACACCGACCTCACCTTCCTCGCCGTCGAGACGCCCGCCCGCGAGGACGGCTCCATCGACCCCTCGGCCCTGCTCGCGGCCGCCGAGGACGTCGGCGAGGCCCTCGCCGACAAGGACGGCTACCACCTCGTCGTCGTCAAGTCGACCGTCCTCCCCGACGTGATCGAGGAGGAACTCGTCCCGCTCGTGGAGTCGGCCTCGGGCAAGACCGACGGCGAGGAAATCGGCGTCGCCGTCAACCCCGAGTTCCAGCGGGAGGGCAGCGCCGTCGACGACTTCATGGACCCGGACAAGATCGTCCTGGGCACCGACGGCGACGAGCGGGCGCTGGACCTGCTCGCGGAACTGTACCAGCCACTGGTCAGCGACTGGGAGGTGCCCGTCGTCGAGACCGGCCGCCGGGAGGCCGCGATGATAAAGTACGCCAACAACACGTTCCTCGCGGCGAAGGTCAGCCTCATCAACGACCTCGGGAACGTCTGCAAGGAGTTCGGCGTCGACGCCTACGAGGTGGCCGACGCCATCGGAATGGACGACCGCATCGGCGAGCGGTTCCTCCGCTCGGGTGTCGGGTGGGGGGGCTCGTGTTTCGGGAAGGACACCGCCGCGCTCGCCTCGGCCGCCCGCGAAGCCGGCTACGACCCCGCGATGGTCGAGGCGGCCCGCGAGGTCAACGACCACCAGCCCGAACGCCTGCTGGAGTTGCTCGACGCCCACGTCGACGTCTCGGGAAAGCGCGTGGCCGTCCTCGGACTCGCGTTCAAGCCCGGCACCGACGACGTCCGGGGGTCGCGGGCCAAGCCGGTCATCGAGGGGCTGGAAGCCCGCGGCGCCGACGTTGTCGCCTACGACCCGATGGCCACGGAGGAAATGGCCGCCGAGTACCCCGACGTGGAGTACGTCGACTCGGCGGCGGCGGCACTGGAGGGCGCCCACGGCGCCTGCGTCGTCACCGACTGGCCCGAGTTCGCCGACCTCGATGCGGAGTTCGACGCGATGGCGAATCCCGTCGTCGTCGACGGCCGCCGCATCGTCGAGCGCCGCGAGGGACTCACCTACGAGGGGCTGACCTGGTAGCCGCCCGCCCCGGTGCCCCCGGAGCCGTCGAAACGAAGGGCTCATTGCCGCGCCCGCCCCCGTCGGGGGTATGCGCGAGTTCGTCGTCGTCGGCCACGAGGCGCCGACGACACCGGAGTTCTCGCTGGACGACCTCCCGGGCGCCGGCCGCCTGGACATCCTCGCCCGCTGTGTCACGAGCGCGTTCTGTCTCTCCCACGACCTCCGCGAGGACGTCCGGGTCCGTCTCGTGCTCGCCGACGAGTACGTCGTCCGCTTCGAGGGAAGCGAACTCCGGCACCTCCACCCGGACGAGCGGTCGGCGGCCTCGCTGATCCGGGGCGCCCTGGCGGCCCGCGACGGCGCCATCGGCGCGATGGAGGCCAACCCCTCCCCCGGCGTCTACGTCGGGAAGGGCGACTTCGCCGGCACCGTCCAAGACCTCGCCGAATCCGCCACACTCGTCGAACTCCACGCCGAGGGCGACCCCGTCGCCGACCTCGACCCACCGACCGACCCCGCGTTCGTCCTCTCGGACCACCGCGAGTTCACCGACGCGGAGGCCGAGACGCTGGCGGCGGCCGCCGACCACCGCGTCTCGGTGGGTCCCGAGGCGCTGCACGCCGACCACGCCGTCACCGTCGCCCACAACTACCTCGACACCGACGGCTTCGCATCGTACGGCGACTCTAGCCGGTTCTAGGCGGGGATTTATAACCCGCCGCCCGCAAGCGCCGGACATGTCCCTCCAGATCGGCGACGCGATAGGCGACGGTGTGCGTCGGGCGTTCACGTACAGCGGCGGCGTGTTGATGGCGCTACTGTTCGTCTACCAGCTCGTTTTCGTGGGGGCGGTGAACACGCTCGTGGCCGAGTCGCTCCCGCCGGAGGCCCAGCAGGGGAGCCTGGGGCTCGCGCTCCCGGTCCCGGTCGCCGTGGCCGGGGCGCTGGCCGTCGTCGGACTGCTGTTCGGTGTCGTCCTGTATCTCGTGGCGACGCGGGCGCTGACCCGTGAACACTCCGAGTTGGGTTCGCTACCCGCCGAACTGTTCACCCGACGCATCGGGCGGGCGACGGTCTCGGCGGTCGTCACCAACATCGTCGTCTTTGTGGCCGTCTCCGTCGGGTTCGTCTTCCTGTTCGTGCCCGGCATATTCCTCGCGCTCAGCTTCGTCTTCGTCGTCTTCGCCATCGGCGTCGAGGACGAACGGGCCATCGACGCCCTGGGGCGGAGCTGGGAACTGGCCAGCGGCGACCGCTGGTCGCTGCTCGCGCTGGGTCTCATCGTCGGCGTCGTCACGGCGGTCGGGAGCGGCCTGGGGTCGGTGCTGTCGGTTGTCTCCCCCCTCGCCGGCCAGGTCACGAGCCTCGCGCTGGCGTCTATCTTCGCCGTCGTCAGCTACGGCATCCTCGCCGACGCGTACCTCCAGCTTTCCGACGCGAAGCCGCGCGAACCCGACGCCGGGAGCCCGACTCCCGAGGCGGATCCGATGGCCTGAACGGGGCGGATCACAACCCTTAAAGTCGGCCACGGCGTCGTTTCGCGTGCGGGCCGGTGGGGTAGCTTGGTATCCTTCGGCCTTCGGGTGGCCGTAACCACGATTCAAATTCGTGCCGGCCCACTTCTTCCCGCAGTCGACGACCGCCAGCCGGGGCTTCGCCTGCCGGGGGCCCGAACGGAACGACCACGAGGAGTGTCGGCTCGAAGACACCTCCGTCGACCGTCTCGAATCAGTTCTCGAAACGCTACGCGCGTTTATACGGTTTTGCTCCCTACCGGCGAGCGATGAGAGGACCGTTCGAGTCCATCGCCGGCGCGTTCGGGGCCCTTCTGGCGTGGATAGTCATCACTGCTGCGGTGACGTTCGTGGGTATCGACCCGCTTTTGGGTGTGCTCGCGGCCACCGTCGTCGCGTTCGACGTGGTCTACTACCACCGTCTGACCAGGGTCACGTCGGCACCGTCCTCCGGAAGTCAGTGAGCCGGTCGTTGTAGGGTGTATGAGAGACGATGACGGCGCTGTATCCTCGCCCTACTGCGCTACTCGGTCACTTCGCTCCCTGCGTTGCTCCTTGAGAACGGGGCTTTAGCGCTTGATTTTAGGTCACTCCCGGGCGACGATGGCCACGTCGGTCTCGACGTCGTGGATCCCCTCGAACGTCGGCGGCGAGACGATGCGTGAGACGAGGCCCCGCTCCTGGCTCGCACCGATCACGAGGAGGTCGTTGGCTCTGGCTGCACGCCGGAGGAAGGTCCGGATGTCGGTGTTCTGGACCCGGGTCTCGATGGTCCCGTCGAACGTCTCGACGAGGTCGGCCAGCATTCGGTCGGCGACCCGCCGTTCGGTCTCGTCGCCGATACAGTGGGCGACGCTGACGCGGCCGTCCGGTTCGACGATTCGGAGCGCGAAGTCGAGCATGTTGTGGGCGGTGTCGCCGGCCTTCCTGACCGGGACGGTAATGTGGGACCATCTAGTTCGGTCGCCGTAGCTTCGGTGGACGACGACGTCGCCGGCGGTCTCGAGCAGGCGCGTGACGTAGGCCGATAGCTCGCCGTCCTCGCCCTCGTAGGGGACGACCGTCAGGTCGCAGTTCGTCTCCACCCGCACCCGCCGGACCGCCTCGACGGGAGAACCACCGCCCGCGGCGACGACCACCTCGCAGGGCACGTCGAGTTCAGTCTCGATGCGGTCGGCCAGCGACTTCAACTCGGAGACGGCCATCGCCGCAGCAGGGTCGGCCGCGGCGGTGGCGCCGTCGGATTCCTCGGCGGTATCGGTGGCATCGGCGGCGCCCTGCCCCGCGACGGCGGCTGCCGGTTCGCTTTCGAGGTCCGTCCGCAGCAGTCGCCGCTCGACAGCGGCGGCCCGTTCGCCCGCGACCACGTCGAGCAGGACGACCTTGCCGGCGTCGTGGGCGGCGGCCAGTCGGCCGCCGAGCATGGCCGTCGAGCCGTCGATGACGTCCCGCATCGGGACGAGGACGTGGTCGTCGCCCCGCGTCGATTCGTAGAAGTACTGCGCGCGCCGCTCGTAGACGAACTCCCGCCAGGCGGTGAAGACCGCCGCGACGATGGCGGAAGTTACGAGGACGCTGCCCACGAAGGCGGGCTGGCGGGCCGGCGGGATCAACAGCCCGAGCAGCGCCATGGAGAACGCCGCCGCCTCCTCGACGTCGACGGTCCAGGTGACCAGCCCGGTCAACAGGACGGCGAAGGCCGCCCCTGGGGCGTCGACCTCCAGCGCCGTCGGCGGCAGCTCGGGATAGACGAACCTGACGGCGACCCAGACGGCCACCGAGGCGCAGGCGGCGCCAGCGGTAAGCCCCGTGACGAACCGGACCGGCGAGGCGTACTCGCTTTCCGGGTTCGCAAACAGCGCGTACGTGCCGGCCGCAAGCGGCGGGAAGATGAAAAACGAGAGGAAGGAGAGCCGGTTCGACAGGTAGGTCAACAGTCCCACCGAGAACGGGACGAAGACGAGAATGGAGACGTGGACGAGCACCGAGGTGTACTCCAGACGGCGGCGAATCTCACGAACCGAGCGGCGGACGAGGCTCCGGGCCGCACCGCCGATCCCTCGCAAGCGGTCGAGCATACCTACCCGGACTCCCTGCACCGAAGTAAAGCCGACGACGACACGGGCGCGGCCGACCCGTCGTTCGCCGACGAAGCGGCGGACGTCGACGTCGAGTGACTGGACGCCGACGACTAGGTCGCCGTTTTCCCGCCGGTTACCCCAGCTTCGACAACAGCCGCGACAGCAGGCCGCCCGCCGGCGATTCCTGACCCTCGTCGCCGTACTCCCGGTAGAGGTAGGCGACGATGTCGTCGCTTTCGGCCATCCCGTCGACGCCGTTCTCCTCGTCGACCAGCACCGGCACCCCGTACTGGCCGCTGACCTCGTAGACCTCCTCGCGGGTCCGGCGCGCTCGGCTCACCGAGTGGGTCTCGTACTCCAGGCCGAGATCCGCCAGGGCGCGCCGGACCTTCGCACAGTAGGGACAGCCGCGCAGGTCGTACAGTTCGATGCTCGCCATACGAGCGGGTCGCTCCCGACGACCCTAAGCTACCCTCGCGGTTGCGGCCGGCGCACACGACCGACGGCGCCCGCCGAAGCGAAGTCGCCGTCCGCCGGTCACTCCGTCGCGTAGAACCGGACCAGCCCGCAGTCCTCACAGAGGTACGCCTCGAGGTAGGCCTTGCCCCCGATGCCGAGCGGCCCGCCCTTCCGCGGGTCGTCGATGCGCACCCGGGACGTACTGCCCGCCGAACCGTCGGTGGAGTACTCCACCTGCTCCATCTCCACCTCACAGTCCGGACAGACGCGACTGGGCATATCACCGACCGGCGCTCGCGGGTAATAAATCTCCGGCATCGCTCCGGCGCCCGGACGCCGACGACCAACATTTATTGTCGATCCTCGCAGGTATCGGCCCATGACGGCGACCCTTCGCGGGACGGTCGTGGGGATGGCGGACCGTGCGAACCCGGCCTTCGCGGCCGGCGCCGTGGCGATACCGACGCTGGCGCTCGCGTACGTGCTCACGGTGGGAACCACGCCCCAGCACATCTACGTCCACGTCATGGCCGGCGTGCTGTGGACGGGCATCGACCTGTTCATGGCGCTCGTTCTCGGTCCGGTGCTCGGCGGGCTGGCGGTCGAACAGCGTGCGAGCGTCTTCCGGCGCTTCACCCCGAAGATGACGTTCCTGATGCCGACGCTGGCGGTCGTCACCATCGCCGGCGGTATCGCGCTCGCGCTCCGGCTCGGCGTCTTCCCCAACGCCGGGCCGTGGCTAGCGCTTTTCACCGCCGCATCGCTTTTGCCCGCCCTCGCGTCGGTCGGCTGGCAGTTCGACGCACTCCGTGATCCCCGGTGGTTCGTGCCGTTCGGTCTCACGACCGTCGGCTCCGCAGCGTACCTCGCCGTCACGCTGCCCGACTTCGCGATGACCTCTCCGGCCATCGCGCTCGCGCTCGCCATCGTCGCCGTCCTGAGCGTCCTCGGGTTCGGCGTCCTGCTGCCCGGCGAGGTCCGCATCTACCTCGAGATGGGGTCGGAGACCCCCGACGACGACCTCATCAGCGAGATCGGGATGCGGAACGCGAAGCTCAGCGGCGTCCAGGGGTTCTTCCAGCTCGCCGTCGTCCTCGTGATGGTGTGGCTCCGGTGGGGGAGTCTCTGATGGCGTGCGGTTTTTGTCGGTGCGAGGGCTAGCCCGACCGTGCAGGTTCACGGCCACGAGGTTCGCGGCGTCGACGTCGACGACGAGACGCGGTGTGCCCACTACGGGACCGAGCGGGACGTCGTCGCCATCCGCTTTGTCTGCTGTGACACCTACTACCCCTGTTTCCGGTGTCACGTCGAGGTCGCCGACCACGACGCCGAGCGGTGGCCGATACAGCGCCGCGACGAGGCCGCGGTGCTGTGTGGCGCCTGCGGCACCGAGTTGGCCGTCCAGGAGTACCTCGGCGTGGACGCCTGCCCCGAGTGCGGGGCGGCGTTCAACCCCGCCTGCGCCGACCACTACGACCGCTACTTCGAGACGACGGCCGCGACCGACGACGCCTGAGTCCGAACGCGTAGCGTTTT
This genomic interval carries:
- the aglM gene encoding UDP-glucose 6-dehydrogenase AglM, giving the protein MNASVVGSGYVGTTLAACLADLGHDVTAVDIDQSVVDRLNAGETAIHEPGLDPLVSAYAGGRLRATTDHAAVADTDLTFLAVETPAREDGSIDPSALLAAAEDVGEALADKDGYHLVVVKSTVLPDVIEEELVPLVESASGKTDGEEIGVAVNPEFQREGSAVDDFMDPDKIVLGTDGDERALDLLAELYQPLVSDWEVPVVETGRREAAMIKYANNTFLAAKVSLINDLGNVCKEFGVDAYEVADAIGMDDRIGERFLRSGVGWGGSCFGKDTAALASAAREAGYDPAMVEAAREVNDHQPERLLELLDAHVDVSGKRVAVLGLAFKPGTDDVRGSRAKPVIEGLEARGADVVAYDPMATEEMAAEYPDVEYVDSAAAALEGAHGACVVTDWPEFADLDAEFDAMANPVVVDGRRIVERREGLTYEGLTW
- a CDS encoding alkaline phosphatase family protein, translated to MTLVVLGIDALDPDLVDPDAHPNLTLAAHRAIDTIVSSSGEPSTHELWPTIITGLPPAEHGLELDDGVAWENPLLAALSSVADYAVPDGLQTRLGAWLLTNTDADAFRVPATYYAEEGIETVFDGREATAIGVPNYVVDPDTEDREHQLRRQMGELFERDPGATGGHRSADPVAFYEQCLEMAMIRIARTRRALRSREYELVFGYTSGLDLIGHVSHSRPELQAGAYDELDEFVGELRGDLGDDDELLLVSDHGLQDGLHTEEAMVAGTDPGTVERIESVLDVSDAVDAALADGAHVPEPRWDDDEGAGDSEAVREQLEDLGYM
- the trmY gene encoding tRNA (pseudouridine(54)-N(1))-methyltransferase TrmY, whose amino-acid sequence is MREFVVVGHEAPTTPEFSLDDLPGAGRLDILARCVTSAFCLSHDLREDVRVRLVLADEYVVRFEGSELRHLHPDERSAASLIRGALAARDGAIGAMEANPSPGVYVGKGDFAGTVQDLAESATLVELHAEGDPVADLDPPTDPAFVLSDHREFTDAEAETLAAAADHRVSVGPEALHADHAVTVAHNYLDTDGFASYGDSSRF
- a CDS encoding CHY zinc finger protein codes for the protein MQVHGHEVRGVDVDDETRCAHYGTERDVVAIRFVCCDTYYPCFRCHVEVADHDAERWPIQRRDEAAVLCGACGTELAVQEYLGVDACPECGAAFNPACADHYDRYFETTAATDDA
- a CDS encoding glycosyltransferase family 4 protein; the protein is MGDPDDVCVVTHPLSGAGETATRTFLAILAEVTAVSLVTANLPADSPVRDDHEVVEVSERDEGDSIPTAAVRFLANQIRMARVLADRDEEVALFYGATSYLVPILVAKLAGKTVVLEPRGDVPLTLELYWKRRVPDPVARALAGALRLLEWAGYALADGIVTYTPSMAEELGLDRFEAKLYPNGARYVDTERFAPTTPYEERDPVVGFLGRLDEEKGIRTLAEVSRRLPDGVRFRFVGGGGLEEWLREELSDGIAAGDVEVAGWVDHAEVPAELNRFRLLIMPSQPTEGLPTVILEALACGTPVYASPVSGVPDVVRNGETGFLMDELEADAITRDVERILDRGDLPEISRNGRGLVEDEYSFEAAVERYRAILGALSAAD
- a CDS encoding HPP family protein; this translates as MLDRLRGIGGAARSLVRRSVREIRRRLEYTSVLVHVSILVFVPFSVGLLTYLSNRLSFLSFFIFPPLAAGTYALFANPESEYASPVRFVTGLTAGAACASVAVWVAVRFVYPELPPTALEVDAPGAAFAVLLTGLVTWTVDVEEAAAFSMALLGLLIPPARQPAFVGSVLVTSAIVAAVFTAWREFVYERRAQYFYESTRGDDHVLVPMRDVIDGSTAMLGGRLAAAHDAGKVVLLDVVAGERAAAVERRLLRTDLESEPAAAVAGQGAADATDTAEESDGATAAADPAAAMAVSELKSLADRIETELDVPCEVVVAAGGGSPVEAVRRVRVETNCDLTVVPYEGEDGELSAYVTRLLETAGDVVVHRSYGDRTRWSHITVPVRKAGDTAHNMLDFALRIVEPDGRVSVAHCIGDETERRVADRMLADLVETFDGTIETRVQNTDIRTFLRRAARANDLLVIGASQERGLVSRIVSPPTFEGIHDVETDVAIVARE
- a CDS encoding glutathione S-transferase N-terminal domain-containing protein — translated: MASIELYDLRGCPYCAKVRRALADLGLEYETHSVSRARRTREEVYEVSGQYGVPVLVDEENGVDGMAESDDIVAYLYREYGDEGQESPAGGLLSRLLSKLG